One window of the Thunnus albacares chromosome 3, fThuAlb1.1, whole genome shotgun sequence genome contains the following:
- the mab21l2 gene encoding protein mab-21-like 2, which translates to MIATQAKLVYQLNKYYNERCQARKAAIAKTIREVCKVVSDVLKEVEVQEPRFISSLSEIDARYEGMEVISPNEFEVVLYLNQMGVFNFVDDGSLPGCAVLKLSDGRKRSMSLWVEFITASGYLSARKIRSRFQTLVAQAVDKCSYRDVVKMVADTSEVKLRIRERYVVQITPAFKCTGIWPRSAAQWPMPHIPWPGPNRVAEVKAEGFNLLSKECYSLTGKQSSAESDAWVLQFSEAENRLLMAGCRKKCLSVLKTLRDRHLELPGQPLNNYHMKTLLLYECEKHPRETDWDESCLGDRLNGILLQLISCLQCRRCPHYFLPNLDLFQGKPHSALEAAAKQTWRLAREILTNAKSLDKL; encoded by the coding sequence ATGATTGCGACGCAGGCAAAGCTGGTTTACCAGCTTAACAAATATTACAACGAGAGATGCCAAGCTCGCAAAGCGGCCATTGCGAAGACTATAAGGGAGGTTTGTAAAGTGGTGTCGGATGTCCTAAAGGAGGTGGAAGTGCAGGAGCCTCGTTTTATCAGCTCCCTCAGTGAGATAGATGCGCGCTATGAGGGGATGGAGGTCATCTCCCCCAATGAGTTTGAGGTGGTGCTCTACCTCAACCAAATGGGGGTGTTCAACTTTGTGGACGACGGCTCCTTGCCCGGCTGCGCGGTGCTGAAGCTGAGTGATGGCCGTAAAAGGAGCATGTCGCTGTGGGTCGAGTTCATCACCGCCTCGGGCTACCTATCAGCAAGAAAGATCCGCTCCAGGTTTCAGACTCTGGTGGCACAAGCCGTGGATAAATGCAGCTACCGCGACGTGGTAAAGATGGTAGCGGACACCAGTGAGGTCAAACTACGGATCAGGGAGAGGTATGTGGTGCAGATCACCCCCGCGTTCAAGTGCACTGGGATTTGGCCCAGAAGTGCAGCCCAGTGGCCCATGCCTCACATCCCCTGGCCTGGTCCTAACCGGGTAGCAGAAGTCAAAGCCGAGGGTTTTAACCTCCTCTCCAAAGAGTGCTACTCGTTAACGGGGAAGCAGAGCTCTGCAGAGAGCGATGCCTGGGTCCTGCAGTTCAGCGAGGCCGAGAACAGGCTGCTAATGGCCGGCTGCAGGAAGAAGTGTCTGTCCGTCCTCAAGACTCTGAGGGACCGTCACCTGGAGCTACCGGGACAGCCGCTCAACAACTACCACATGAAGACCCTGCTGCTGTACGAGTGTGAGAAACACCCAAGAGAGACCGACTGGGACGAGTCTTGCCTCGGAGACCGACTGAATGGCATCCTGCTGCAGCTCATATCCTGTCTGCAGTGCCGCAGATGTCCCCACTACTTCTTGCCAAACTTGGACTTGTTTCAGGGAAAGCCTCACTCAGCCCTGGAGGCTGCTGCTAAGCAGACGTGGAGACTAGCGAGGGAAATCCTCACCAATGCTAAAAGTTTGGACAAATTATGA